From Novosphingobium resinovorum, the proteins below share one genomic window:
- a CDS encoding crotonase/enoyl-CoA hydratase family protein, with translation MSEEVLLAECDGVLEVTINRPEQRNAMTKVAAAGIAAAMDRLESADHLRCAILTGAGGSFCAGMDLKGFLNGELPVDERGGFGGICTWTPGKPIIAAVDGPALAGGFELALACDLIVANKNARFGIPEVKRGLVAAGGGLVQLPRLLPRALAMELALTGEPIGAERALELGLINRVTDGPAVEVARELARAIAANGPLALAASKGIVRDSWLWPIDRINEHQTPYVEHVFTSEDAREGARAFAEKRTPVWKGR, from the coding sequence ATGAGCGAGGAAGTGTTGCTGGCCGAGTGCGATGGCGTGCTGGAGGTCACCATCAACCGGCCCGAGCAGCGCAATGCGATGACAAAGGTGGCGGCGGCGGGAATCGCGGCGGCGATGGACCGGCTCGAATCGGCGGATCACCTGCGCTGCGCGATCCTGACGGGCGCGGGTGGCAGCTTCTGCGCAGGCATGGACCTCAAGGGTTTCCTGAACGGCGAACTGCCGGTGGATGAGCGCGGCGGCTTCGGCGGCATCTGCACGTGGACCCCCGGCAAGCCGATCATCGCGGCGGTCGATGGGCCGGCGCTGGCAGGCGGCTTCGAACTGGCACTTGCATGCGATCTCATCGTCGCGAACAAAAATGCACGCTTCGGCATTCCCGAGGTCAAGCGTGGGCTGGTCGCGGCGGGAGGCGGTCTGGTGCAACTCCCGCGCCTGTTGCCCCGCGCCCTGGCGATGGAACTGGCACTGACCGGCGAGCCGATCGGAGCCGAGAGGGCGCTCGAACTGGGCCTCATCAACCGCGTCACCGACGGCCCGGCGGTCGAGGTCGCGCGTGAACTGGCGCGGGCGATCGCGGCGAACGGTCCGCTTGCGCTGGCGGCATCCAAGGGGATCGTGCGCGATTCATGGCTGTGGCCGATTGATCGGATCAACGAACACCAGACGCCTTATGTGGAGCATGTCTTCACGTCCGAGGACGCGAGGGAGGGCGCGCGTGCCTTCGCGGAGAAGCGCACACCGGTCTGGAAAGGCCGATAA
- a CDS encoding NADP-dependent isocitrate dehydrogenase, producing the protein MAKIKVVNPVVEMDGDEMTRIIWQWIRERLILPYLDIDLKYYDLSVEKRDETGDQITIDAANATKEFGVAVKCATITPDEARVEEFSLKKMWKSPNGTIRNILGGVVFREPIVISNVPRLVPGWTDPIVVGRHAFGDQYKATDTLIPGAGKLRLVWDGENGDKIDLDVFDFPAPGVAMAMYNLDESIRDFARASFNYGLNLGWPVYLSTKNTILKAYDGRFKDLFQEVFDKEGFAEKFAAAGIIYEHRLIDDMVASALKWSGKFVWACKNYDGDVQSDTVAQGFGSLGLMTSVLLSPDGKTVEAEAAHGTVTRHYRQHQQGKATSTNPIASIFAWTRGLAYRGKFDGTPDVVKFAETVERICIETVESGKMTKDLALLIGPDQSWMTTEQFFEAIVENLETEMATWA; encoded by the coding sequence ATGGCAAAGATCAAGGTTGTGAACCCCGTCGTCGAAATGGACGGCGATGAAATGACCCGCATCATCTGGCAGTGGATCCGCGAGCGTCTGATCCTCCCCTACCTCGACATCGACCTCAAGTACTATGACCTCTCGGTCGAGAAGCGCGACGAGACCGGTGACCAGATCACCATCGACGCCGCCAACGCGACCAAGGAATTCGGCGTCGCCGTCAAGTGCGCCACCATCACCCCCGACGAAGCCCGCGTCGAGGAATTCAGCCTCAAGAAGATGTGGAAGTCGCCCAACGGCACCATCCGCAACATCCTCGGCGGCGTCGTCTTCCGCGAGCCCATCGTGATCTCGAACGTGCCCCGCCTGGTTCCGGGCTGGACCGACCCGATCGTCGTCGGCCGTCACGCTTTCGGCGACCAGTACAAGGCCACCGACACCCTGATCCCCGGCGCCGGCAAGCTGCGCCTGGTGTGGGACGGCGAGAACGGCGACAAGATCGACCTCGACGTGTTCGACTTCCCGGCTCCGGGCGTCGCCATGGCGATGTACAACCTCGACGAATCGATCCGCGACTTCGCGCGCGCCTCGTTCAACTACGGCCTCAACCTGGGCTGGCCGGTCTACCTGTCGACCAAGAACACGATCCTCAAGGCTTATGACGGCCGCTTCAAGGATCTGTTCCAGGAAGTGTTCGACAAGGAAGGCTTCGCCGAGAAGTTCGCCGCCGCCGGCATCATCTACGAGCACCGCCTGATCGACGACATGGTCGCCTCGGCGCTCAAGTGGTCGGGCAAGTTCGTCTGGGCCTGCAAGAACTACGACGGCGACGTCCAGTCGGACACCGTCGCGCAGGGCTTCGGCTCGCTGGGCCTGATGACCTCGGTTCTGCTCTCGCCCGACGGCAAGACCGTCGAGGCCGAAGCCGCGCACGGCACCGTGACCCGTCACTACCGCCAGCACCAGCAGGGCAAGGCGACCTCGACGAACCCGATCGCGTCGATCTTCGCCTGGACCCGCGGCCTTGCCTATCGCGGCAAGTTCGACGGTACGCCGGACGTCGTGAAGTTCGCCGAGACCGTCGAGCGCATCTGCATCGAAACCGTCGAGAGCGGCAAGATGACCAAGGATCTCGCGCTGCTGATCGGTCCGGACCAGAGCTGGATGACCACCGAGCAGTTCTTCGAGGCTATCGTCGAGAACCTCGAGACCGAAATGGCCACCTGGGCCTGA
- a CDS encoding serine O-acetyltransferase, with the protein MPDTAAHGERARRPSAWQTMREDYRRHGSSVTNGAFISLCVYRFGRWGLQRRSALGRKLASKVYGFMNLFVANITKIWIPPQVTIGDAFHIVNNEGSLSIHPEAVIGDRLGVMHNVTIGTNMKRGVPTIGDDVFIGTNSTVLGNIRIGDRVRIGANTAVSTDVPSDSVCVGSPARIYPRLGPLL; encoded by the coding sequence TTGCCTGACACCGCCGCGCACGGCGAGCGCGCGCGGCGTCCCTCGGCCTGGCAGACGATGCGCGAGGATTATCGGCGGCACGGCAGTTCGGTCACCAACGGGGCGTTCATCTCGCTGTGCGTTTATCGCTTCGGCCGATGGGGGCTGCAGCGGCGCAGCGCTTTGGGCCGCAAGCTGGCTTCGAAGGTCTATGGCTTCATGAACCTGTTCGTGGCCAACATCACCAAGATCTGGATTCCGCCGCAGGTCACGATCGGCGACGCATTCCATATCGTCAACAACGAGGGGTCGCTCTCGATCCACCCCGAGGCGGTCATCGGCGACCGGCTGGGGGTGATGCACAACGTCACCATCGGCACCAACATGAAGCGGGGCGTGCCGACGATCGGCGACGACGTCTTCATCGGTACGAATTCGACGGTGCTGGGCAACATCCGCATCGGCGACCGGGTGCGCATCGGCGCCAACACGGCTGTGTCGACCGACGTGCCTTCGGACTCGGTCTGCGTTGGCTCGCCTGCCCGGATTTATCCTCGCCTGGGGCCGCTCCTGTGA
- a CDS encoding AMP-binding protein, translated as MSRAVRTVFDLFAHNLPEHAAKTFLVDPDRSWTYAEVAAEVGRVCAFLAASDLQPGDRVVVQVRKGMREVAAMLAVSRIGCVFVNVNTVWAGEQLHYVIEDSGARGAILEGGAAAALPGGHALAVLVAGGAPAAGMQLWDDLPAAEPEVPISRDDGDLAAIIYTSGSTGRPKGVMLTHANIVSGARSVTAYLELRGDDRLLSVLPYSFDYGFNQLTTMMLVGGTVVHQPVAMATEIVRVIREQRVTGFAAVPPLWIQFIRLLDASGEVLPSLRLVTNSGGKIPLNILERMPALLPDTRIYLMYGLTEAFRSTYLPPEKFAAKMGAIGRAVPENEVYVIREGIGIAGPGEQGELVHRGAFVSQGYWNRPDATAEKIRPCPELAALIGEEPVVYSGDIVRVDEDGDLWFVSRRDALIKSSGFRISPDEVEDIVHRSGMAADVVVFGVADDLLGQSVQVAATLAPGATREGLLAYCRKVMPAYMVPRAIHVWNAPMPRTASGKLARPEVVRLSTPGAERPQLSI; from the coding sequence GTGAGCCGCGCCGTCCGCACCGTCTTCGATCTGTTCGCGCACAACCTGCCCGAACACGCGGCCAAGACGTTCCTCGTCGATCCCGACCGCAGCTGGACTTACGCCGAGGTCGCCGCCGAAGTGGGCCGCGTCTGCGCCTTCCTCGCGGCGAGCGATCTGCAGCCCGGCGACCGCGTGGTCGTGCAGGTTCGCAAGGGCATGCGCGAGGTGGCGGCGATGCTGGCGGTGAGCCGGATCGGCTGCGTTTTCGTCAACGTCAACACCGTCTGGGCCGGCGAGCAACTCCACTACGTCATCGAGGACAGCGGCGCGCGCGGGGCGATCCTCGAAGGCGGAGCGGCGGCCGCGCTGCCCGGAGGCCATGCGCTGGCGGTGCTGGTCGCGGGCGGGGCGCCCGCCGCAGGCATGCAACTCTGGGACGATCTGCCCGCAGCCGAGCCCGAAGTGCCGATCTCGCGCGATGACGGCGACCTTGCGGCGATCATCTACACGTCCGGCTCGACCGGGCGGCCCAAGGGGGTGATGCTCACGCACGCGAACATCGTCAGCGGCGCGCGTTCGGTCACCGCCTATCTCGAACTGCGGGGCGATGACAGGCTGCTCAGCGTGCTGCCCTACAGCTTCGACTACGGCTTCAACCAGCTCACTACCATGATGCTCGTCGGCGGCACGGTGGTCCACCAGCCCGTCGCGATGGCGACCGAGATCGTGCGCGTCATCCGCGAGCAGCGAGTGACCGGCTTCGCGGCGGTGCCTCCGCTCTGGATCCAGTTCATCCGCCTGCTCGACGCCTCGGGCGAGGTGCTGCCTTCGCTGCGGCTCGTCACCAATTCGGGCGGCAAGATCCCGCTGAACATCCTCGAGCGGATGCCTGCGCTGCTGCCGGATACGCGCATCTATCTCATGTACGGTCTCACGGAGGCGTTCCGCTCCACCTACCTGCCTCCCGAGAAGTTCGCCGCCAAGATGGGCGCGATCGGCCGCGCGGTGCCGGAGAACGAAGTCTACGTCATCCGTGAAGGTATCGGCATCGCCGGACCGGGAGAGCAGGGCGAACTCGTCCACCGCGGCGCCTTCGTCAGCCAGGGCTACTGGAACCGCCCGGACGCCACGGCCGAGAAGATCAGGCCCTGTCCCGAACTCGCCGCGCTGATCGGCGAGGAGCCGGTGGTCTACAGCGGCGACATCGTGCGCGTGGACGAGGACGGTGACTTGTGGTTCGTCTCGCGCCGCGATGCCCTGATCAAGAGCAGCGGCTTCCGCATCAGCCCCGACGAGGTCGAGGACATCGTCCACCGCAGCGGCATGGCCGCCGACGTGGTCGTCTTCGGTGTCGCCGACGACCTGCTCGGCCAGAGCGTCCAGGTCGCCGCCACGCTCGCCCCCGGCGCCACGCGCGAGGGGCTGCTGGCCTACTGCCGCAAGGTCATGCCTGCCTACATGGTGCCGCGCGCGATCCATGTCTGGAACGCGCCGATGCCGCGTACCGCCAGCGGCAAACTGGCCCGGCCGGAGGTGGTACGCCTGAGCACCCCGGGCGCCGAACGTCCGCAACTTTCGATCTAG
- a CDS encoding glycosyltransferase family 61 protein: MRPSIRPTLQGLSRLFGRKPDDIVVRASDRWEVAPGGAVYVKPALMLSNQIERIRGAEFATVAEVVRDFRGGFDVPQNPTMGYAFRKALVLDGVLYAGAATRHLRPRAGRRPLGMVRRVAGRSAFYESWVGNRWFGNWLSDDCLTYRLAEGAGVPMATLPAKGHQPDYERRLGMAATRAGAVLFDELVVFDDVPHNDHKRRRADDLRRRLVGHDRSGHCGVFLLRGTTGDRRVLGNERQVAEHLAARHGFRVLDPSNATLEEIVDACAGAQVVAGVEGSHLVHGLVMMPAKARALVIQPPSRAVVALKLLTDRQGQDYSVVVGTGGDDVFYADTDEIDRTLDLA; this comes from the coding sequence ATGCGCCCCTCCATTCGTCCGACCCTGCAGGGATTGTCGCGCCTCTTCGGCCGCAAGCCCGACGACATCGTGGTGCGCGCCAGCGATCGGTGGGAGGTCGCACCGGGCGGCGCGGTCTACGTGAAGCCGGCGCTGATGCTCTCCAACCAGATCGAGCGCATCCGGGGGGCCGAATTCGCCACGGTGGCCGAGGTTGTCCGCGACTTTCGCGGCGGCTTCGACGTGCCGCAGAACCCGACGATGGGTTACGCCTTCCGCAAGGCGCTGGTGCTGGACGGCGTGCTCTACGCCGGTGCGGCGACGCGCCACCTGAGGCCGCGCGCGGGTCGCCGGCCGCTGGGCATGGTGCGGCGCGTGGCAGGGCGATCGGCCTTCTACGAAAGCTGGGTCGGCAATCGGTGGTTCGGTAACTGGCTGAGCGACGACTGCCTGACCTACCGCTTGGCCGAAGGCGCAGGCGTGCCGATGGCGACGCTGCCTGCGAAGGGGCATCAGCCCGACTATGAGCGCAGGCTCGGCATGGCGGCGACGCGGGCAGGGGCGGTGCTGTTCGACGAACTCGTGGTGTTCGACGACGTGCCGCACAACGATCACAAGCGGCGCCGGGCGGACGATCTGCGGCGGCGGCTCGTCGGTCACGATCGGAGCGGGCATTGCGGGGTCTTCCTCCTGCGTGGCACGACCGGCGACCGGCGGGTGCTCGGCAACGAGCGGCAGGTTGCGGAGCATCTGGCGGCGCGGCACGGCTTTCGCGTGCTCGACCCTTCGAACGCGACGCTGGAGGAGATCGTCGATGCCTGCGCGGGCGCACAGGTGGTCGCGGGGGTCGAGGGAAGTCATCTTGTTCATGGGCTGGTGATGATGCCGGCCAAGGCACGGGCGCTGGTGATCCAGCCTCCTTCGCGAGCGGTGGTGGCGCTCAAGTTGCTGACCGACCGGCAGGGTCAGGACTATTCGGTGGTAGTGGGTACGGGAGGCGACGATGTTTTTTACGCGGATACCGACGAAATCGATAGAACGCTCGATCTTGCCTGA
- a CDS encoding TetR/AcrR family transcriptional regulator, with translation MAGAARRVGAETSATRALIVEATNQLIRDEGYASVSTRRVAARAGLKPSLVHYYFPTTDDLLVEVSRQGAAQSDRMIEEALASDDPLRALWGFFIDTSRVAMALEFMALANHRPAVREYMAQHSEEMRARQVEILKHMLGDRLDRLDGFDAAGFSVVLAGIGRAVVMEQGLGVKTGHAEAIRIVEGWLDKLAA, from the coding sequence ATGGCAGGCGCAGCGCGCAGGGTCGGAGCCGAAACGTCAGCGACACGGGCGCTTATCGTCGAGGCTACCAATCAGTTGATCCGCGACGAAGGCTACGCCTCCGTCAGCACGCGGCGCGTGGCTGCGCGGGCGGGGCTCAAGCCCTCGCTGGTGCATTACTATTTCCCGACCACAGACGATCTGCTGGTCGAAGTTTCGCGCCAGGGCGCCGCGCAGAGCGACCGCATGATCGAGGAAGCGCTGGCCTCCGATGATCCGCTGCGGGCGCTGTGGGGTTTCTTCATCGACACCAGCCGAGTGGCAATGGCGCTGGAATTCATGGCGCTCGCAAACCACCGTCCGGCCGTGCGCGAATACATGGCGCAGCACAGTGAGGAGATGCGCGCCCGGCAGGTCGAGATTCTCAAGCACATGCTTGGTGACAGGCTGGACCGGCTCGACGGTTTCGATGCCGCCGGGTTCAGCGTGGTCCTTGCGGGCATCGGCCGCGCGGTGGTGATGGAGCAGGGGCTTGGCGTGAAGACCGGCCATGCCGAAGCGATCCGCATCGTCGAAGGCTGGCTGGACAAGCTGGCGGCCTGA
- a CDS encoding PA0069 family radical SAM protein — METIKGRGAVSGAASTRFNLSAREADGDWLDAMETVDGPSRNPATTVTEEHPRSILSFNKSPDVPFDRSVNAYRGCEHGCIYCFARPTHAFHDLSPGLDFETKLFAKPIAAKLLRETLAKPGYNPAPIAMGTNTDPYQPIETRYRITREVLELCLDVGHPVTITTKSDRVLRDLDLLEKLATRNLIHVGISVTSLDPVLSQKLEPRAASPAKRMAALGRLAEAGVPAHVSIAPVIPSITDSFMESILEDAAARGIRSASWIVIRLPHEVAPLFREWLEAHFPERAGKVMATIRSIRGGRDNDPNFVTRMKPQGVWADLFRRRFRVAASRLGMNTPHVALDCTQFRRPSLDGQLSLL, encoded by the coding sequence ATGGAAACGATCAAGGGCAGAGGAGCGGTCAGCGGCGCAGCAAGCACGCGCTTCAACCTGTCTGCGCGCGAAGCGGACGGCGACTGGCTCGATGCGATGGAGACGGTGGATGGCCCGTCCCGCAATCCCGCCACGACGGTGACGGAAGAACACCCGCGCTCGATCCTCTCGTTCAACAAGTCGCCCGACGTTCCGTTCGACCGGTCGGTGAACGCCTACCGGGGCTGCGAACATGGCTGTATCTACTGCTTCGCCCGCCCCACACACGCTTTCCATGACTTGTCGCCCGGCCTCGATTTCGAAACGAAGCTGTTCGCCAAACCCATAGCCGCGAAGCTGCTGCGTGAGACGCTGGCAAAGCCTGGCTACAATCCCGCACCGATCGCAATGGGCACCAATACCGACCCATACCAGCCGATCGAGACGCGCTATCGCATCACGCGCGAGGTTCTGGAACTCTGCCTAGACGTGGGCCATCCGGTGACGATCACCACCAAGTCCGACCGCGTGCTGCGCGACCTCGACCTTCTTGAGAAACTGGCCACGCGCAATCTCATCCATGTCGGTATATCGGTGACCAGCCTCGACCCGGTGCTGTCGCAGAAACTGGAACCCCGCGCCGCCTCTCCTGCCAAGCGCATGGCCGCGCTGGGGCGACTGGCCGAAGCCGGGGTTCCGGCCCATGTCTCGATCGCGCCGGTCATTCCCTCGATCACCGACAGCTTCATGGAAAGCATTCTCGAGGACGCCGCCGCGCGGGGCATTCGCTCGGCCTCATGGATCGTGATCCGCCTGCCGCACGAAGTCGCGCCGCTGTTCCGTGAATGGCTCGAGGCGCATTTCCCGGAGCGTGCGGGCAAGGTTATGGCGACAATCCGCTCGATCCGGGGCGGGCGGGACAATGATCCGAATTTCGTAACCCGCATGAAGCCGCAAGGCGTCTGGGCCGACCTGTTTCGTCGCCGGTTCCGCGTCGCGGCCTCCCGGCTGGGTATGAACACCCCGCACGTCGCGCTCGACTGCACGCAGTTTCGCCGCCCCTCGCTGGACGGGCAACTCTCGCTGCTTTGA
- a CDS encoding TauD/TfdA dioxygenase family protein, which translates to MTVATTTTQLKTEHIKPQIGSRILNSKEELLSGELAAQLREELEARGILVFPQVGFDDAEQIAFTKTLGEYAPEGPDGGPSKITLDVKENPASAEYLKGSLYWHIDGTRNEVPILASLLSCKVPSPKGTGNTGFSNTYAAYDALSDEDKAYYDDLRVLHGPWASLFYYEPEPSLAKLKIMQGIGEKVLPLVWKHASGRKSLVLGCTCHHVQGVDHLESARIIHGLREWATGPEFTYSHEWSVGDLVIWDNTGTMHRAEAYDPNCGRMMHRTKLEGEEPWAVE; encoded by the coding sequence ATGACGGTCGCCACCACGACGACTCAGTTGAAGACTGAGCATATCAAGCCTCAGATCGGCAGCCGCATCCTCAACTCGAAGGAAGAACTGCTTTCCGGCGAACTCGCCGCGCAGCTTCGCGAGGAACTGGAAGCGCGCGGTATTCTGGTATTCCCGCAAGTGGGCTTCGACGACGCGGAGCAGATCGCCTTCACCAAGACGCTCGGCGAATATGCGCCCGAGGGTCCGGACGGTGGCCCGAGCAAGATCACGCTCGACGTGAAGGAAAATCCGGCCAGCGCCGAGTATCTCAAGGGCTCGCTCTACTGGCACATCGACGGCACCCGCAACGAAGTGCCGATCCTCGCCTCGCTGCTGTCGTGCAAGGTGCCGAGCCCGAAGGGCACGGGCAACACCGGGTTCTCGAATACTTATGCCGCCTACGACGCGCTGTCGGACGAGGACAAGGCGTACTACGACGACTTGCGCGTGCTCCATGGACCCTGGGCCTCGCTGTTCTACTACGAGCCGGAGCCGAGCCTCGCGAAGCTCAAGATCATGCAGGGCATCGGCGAGAAGGTGCTGCCGCTGGTGTGGAAGCACGCCTCGGGGCGCAAGTCGCTGGTGCTGGGCTGCACCTGCCATCACGTGCAGGGCGTCGACCACCTGGAGAGCGCGCGGATCATCCATGGCCTGCGCGAATGGGCGACGGGGCCGGAGTTCACCTATAGCCACGAATGGTCGGTGGGCGATCTCGTAATCTGGGACAACACCGGCACCATGCACCGCGCCGAAGCCTACGATCCGAACTGCGGGCGGATGATGCACCGCACCAAGCTGGAGGGCGAGGAGCCCTGGGCGGTGGAGTAG